A genomic segment from Propionibacteriaceae bacterium ZF39 encodes:
- a CDS encoding peptidylprolyl isomerase translates to MAKTATLHTNHGDVVINLFDNHAPKTVANFVDLATGEKTGKKFYDGLIFHRIIDGFMIQGGCPLGTGTGGPGYQFGDEFHPELAFDKPYLLAMANAGPGTNGSQFFITVAPTPHLNRRHSIFGEVADQASRDVVDTIAKVRTGRMDRPVEDVVIESVEVSEA, encoded by the coding sequence GTGGCGAAGACCGCGACCCTCCACACCAACCACGGCGACGTCGTGATCAACCTGTTCGACAACCACGCGCCCAAGACGGTGGCGAACTTCGTGGACCTGGCCACGGGTGAGAAGACCGGCAAGAAGTTCTATGACGGCCTGATCTTCCACCGCATCATCGACGGCTTCATGATCCAGGGCGGCTGCCCGCTCGGCACCGGCACGGGTGGCCCCGGTTACCAGTTCGGCGACGAGTTCCACCCCGAGCTCGCGTTCGACAAGCCCTACCTTCTCGCCATGGCGAACGCCGGCCCCGGCACCAACGGCTCCCAGTTCTTCATCACCGTTGCTCCGACGCCGCACCTCAACCGTCGCCACAGCATCTTCGGTGAGGTCGCCGACCAGGCCAGCCGCGACGTCGTCGACACCATCGCCAAGGTGCGCACCGGCCGCATGGACCGTCCGGTCGAGGACGTCGTCATCGAGTCCGTCGAGGTCTCCGAGGCCTGA
- a CDS encoding glycosyltransferase family 4 protein codes for MATTLVITNDFPPRIGGIEAFVAQVCDLLGDVVVLTSSHPDAAAADAGRPYPIHRGSPLLLPGAATLRAAVTLMERHGATRIVFGAAAPLGLLAAPLRAGGATHLLAISHGHETWWARTPGARRLLRRIGDTTSAVSWISGHTRDRIAPALSPAARARMIRLAPPVATDHFAPAADARPARPTVISAGRFVSRKGFDTLLEAWAGVLRRWPAADLPELVLVGDGPQRRRLETLARGLPAPETVRFTGGVPHHRMPEFYARGHLFAMPVRPRWGGLDAEGLGMVYAEAAACGLAVVAGDSGGTRDTMIPGESGVLVPPNDPAHLTGVLLELLLDLSRAEEMGRLGRAHVETAFSPTTTAATLRQVLDL; via the coding sequence ATGGCCACGACGCTCGTGATCACCAACGACTTCCCGCCCCGCATCGGAGGGATCGAGGCATTCGTCGCGCAGGTCTGTGACCTGCTCGGCGATGTGGTCGTGCTGACCAGCTCTCACCCGGACGCGGCAGCCGCCGACGCCGGGCGGCCCTATCCGATCCATCGCGGAAGCCCTCTGTTGCTCCCCGGGGCGGCGACCCTGCGGGCTGCGGTGACCCTGATGGAGCGCCATGGCGCCACACGGATCGTGTTCGGGGCCGCGGCACCGCTCGGCCTCCTCGCAGCGCCGCTGCGTGCGGGCGGGGCCACCCACCTGCTGGCCATCAGCCACGGCCACGAGACGTGGTGGGCACGCACTCCGGGCGCTCGCCGGCTGCTGCGCCGCATCGGGGACACCACCTCGGCGGTGTCCTGGATTTCCGGTCACACCCGCGACCGCATTGCGCCCGCGCTGTCACCCGCTGCCCGGGCCCGCATGATTCGGCTGGCGCCCCCGGTCGCGACCGATCACTTTGCGCCCGCCGCAGATGCGCGACCCGCCCGGCCCACGGTGATCTCCGCCGGCCGTTTCGTTTCCCGCAAGGGATTCGACACACTCCTCGAGGCCTGGGCGGGCGTACTGCGCCGGTGGCCTGCGGCGGATCTGCCCGAACTGGTCCTCGTCGGGGACGGGCCCCAACGCCGTCGCCTCGAGACACTGGCCCGCGGCCTCCCGGCTCCGGAGACGGTCCGGTTCACCGGGGGAGTGCCGCATCACCGCATGCCGGAGTTCTATGCCCGGGGCCACCTGTTCGCCATGCCGGTGCGGCCGCGTTGGGGCGGACTGGACGCGGAGGGGCTGGGCATGGTGTACGCCGAAGCCGCGGCCTGTGGGCTCGCGGTGGTGGCCGGTGATTCGGGTGGGACCCGCGACACCATGATCCCGGGGGAGTCGGGCGTACTCGTTCCTCCGAACGACCCCGCGCACCTCACCGGCGTACTGCTGGAGCTGCTGCTCGATCTGTCTCGGGCGGAGGAGATGGGCCGCCTGGGCCGGGCTCACGTCGAGACCGCCTTCTCGCCGACGACAACGGCGGCGACCCTCCGCCAGGTGTTGGACCTGTAG
- a CDS encoding Lrp/AsnC ligand binding domain-containing protein, whose translation MITAIVFVNADVARIPEVAEQIASLPGVTEVYSVTGALDLIAMIRVRDHDAVAEVVANKLNKVAGVLNTETHIAFRAYSNHDLEAAFSLGG comes from the coding sequence ATGATCACTGCGATTGTCTTCGTGAACGCCGACGTGGCCCGGATCCCGGAAGTGGCCGAACAGATTGCCTCCCTGCCTGGGGTCACCGAGGTCTATTCGGTCACCGGCGCGCTCGACCTGATCGCGATGATCCGGGTGCGCGACCATGACGCGGTCGCCGAAGTCGTGGCCAACAAACTCAACAAGGTGGCCGGCGTGCTCAACACCGAGACCCACATCGCATTCCGCGCGTACTCGAATCATGACCTCGAAGCCGCCTTCTCGCTCGGCGGCTGA
- a CDS encoding NlpC/P60 family protein has protein sequence MASRKQKAMRAGVLGAAIAALVMTSFPLAANADPEAVAKAKAEVDKLAMEAAALDQDALAAQGKLDDAQKRLVTRENDVRAQTEKVAAMRTQVGQVALAQFQNRDMDPTTQLVLRADSDSFLSQYATIQQVTANQNGALQDFQSEQANLADMKRGAAVDVETIDQSTKEVERARAASAKKLDDAEKVLARLTAEERARLQAEEERQARENAAAAERAQAEQETRAAAPATRTPSASPSATPGRATTTAPNNNNTQAAAPAAGGTSSSRGLAALAFARAQLGKPYIWGGTGPAGYDCSGLTGAAWRSAGVSLPRTSQQQFGSGRAVSINELAPGDLVFYYSGISHVAIYAGGGQIVHASRPGKPVSYDPLRSMPIAGARRVG, from the coding sequence GTGGCCTCACGCAAGCAGAAGGCGATGCGAGCAGGTGTCCTCGGGGCGGCGATTGCCGCACTCGTGATGACCAGCTTCCCCCTCGCGGCGAACGCTGATCCCGAAGCCGTGGCCAAGGCCAAGGCCGAGGTCGACAAGCTGGCCATGGAAGCCGCCGCCCTCGATCAGGACGCACTGGCAGCCCAGGGCAAGCTCGATGACGCCCAGAAGCGACTCGTCACCCGGGAAAACGATGTCAGGGCCCAGACCGAGAAGGTGGCGGCGATGCGGACCCAGGTGGGTCAGGTCGCTCTCGCCCAGTTCCAGAATCGGGACATGGATCCGACCACCCAGCTGGTGCTGCGCGCCGACTCGGATTCGTTCCTGAGCCAGTACGCGACGATCCAGCAGGTCACGGCGAACCAGAACGGTGCTCTGCAGGACTTCCAGTCCGAGCAGGCCAACCTCGCCGACATGAAGCGCGGTGCGGCGGTCGATGTCGAGACCATCGATCAGTCCACCAAGGAGGTCGAGAGGGCGCGCGCCGCGTCCGCCAAGAAACTCGACGACGCCGAAAAGGTGCTGGCCCGACTGACCGCGGAGGAGCGGGCCCGACTGCAGGCCGAGGAGGAGCGTCAGGCGCGCGAGAACGCCGCAGCCGCCGAACGCGCCCAGGCCGAGCAGGAGACCCGCGCGGCGGCCCCCGCCACCCGCACGCCGTCGGCTTCCCCGTCGGCGACTCCGGGTCGCGCCACCACCACCGCGCCCAACAACAACAACACCCAGGCAGCCGCTCCGGCTGCGGGCGGCACGTCCAGCTCCCGTGGTCTTGCCGCCCTCGCCTTTGCGCGTGCCCAGCTGGGCAAGCCCTATATCTGGGGCGGCACCGGCCCGGCCGGCTATGACTGCTCCGGCCTCACGGGCGCCGCGTGGCGTTCGGCCGGCGTCTCGCTGCCGCGCACCTCGCAGCAGCAGTTCGGCTCCGGACGCGCCGTCTCGATCAATGAGCTCGCTCCCGGTGACCTGGTGTTCTACTACTCCGGCATCAGCCATGTGGCGATCTATGCCGGTGGCGGTCAGATCGTCCACGCCTCCCGTCCCGGCAAGCCGGTCAGCTACGACCCGCTGCGGTCCATGCCGATCGCCGGTGCCCGTCGGGTTGGCTGA
- a CDS encoding MBL fold metallo-hydrolase, producing the protein MSEVRIDHAVNSGTFSIDGKTYEVENNIWVIGNDKECVVIDAPHNVDDIMAVVGDREVVAILCTHAHDDHIRVAPDLGRRTNAPILLNPRDLRLWQQTHPKENPDNELNHNDMFYIGGTGLRVLHTPGHAEGSVCLHVPNLGVVFTGDTLFKDGPGATGQSFSNKDTLLKSIHDHLFALPDETIVHTGHGESTTIGAEKTKTELYAL; encoded by the coding sequence ATGTCTGAGGTCCGGATCGACCACGCCGTCAACAGCGGCACGTTCAGCATTGACGGCAAGACCTATGAGGTCGAAAACAACATCTGGGTGATCGGCAACGACAAGGAGTGCGTCGTCATCGATGCGCCCCACAATGTCGACGACATCATGGCCGTGGTCGGTGACCGCGAGGTGGTCGCCATCCTGTGCACCCACGCCCATGACGATCACATCCGGGTCGCGCCCGATCTCGGTCGCCGCACCAACGCGCCGATCCTCCTCAACCCGCGCGATCTGCGCCTGTGGCAGCAGACCCACCCGAAGGAAAACCCCGACAACGAGCTGAACCACAACGACATGTTCTATATCGGCGGGACCGGCCTGCGGGTGCTCCACACCCCGGGCCACGCCGAGGGTTCGGTGTGCCTGCATGTGCCCAACCTGGGCGTTGTCTTCACCGGCGACACCTTGTTCAAGGACGGCCCGGGCGCGACCGGTCAGAGCTTCTCCAACAAGGACACGCTGCTGAAGTCCATCCACGACCACCTGTTCGCGCTGCCCGACGAGACCATCGTTCACACGGGTCACGGCGAGTCCACCACGATCGGTGCAGAGAAGACGAAGACCGAGCTCTACGCCCTCTGA
- a CDS encoding A24 family peptidase, with protein sequence MWIALVLTGVMTGIATGPVLHLLPEPATTEPKRPYRELATVGFAALVTACSMLALGVVAARLPAEAWPIWIALATVGVLLAAIDAMTTYLPYRLTVALWAFGLVGTGVSVALSDEPASLLMRIALGAIGAWVFFWLFWRLSRGSIGFGDVRLAPVLGGVTASVSGDLVLTGLLIGTLVGAAHGLLLRARGKGGPFPYGPALVIGSFVALALLG encoded by the coding sequence GTGTGGATCGCGCTGGTGCTCACGGGCGTGATGACCGGAATCGCCACCGGGCCAGTTCTGCATCTGCTGCCGGAGCCCGCGACCACCGAACCCAAGCGCCCTTATCGCGAGCTGGCGACGGTCGGCTTCGCCGCCCTCGTGACGGCCTGCTCGATGCTGGCTCTCGGCGTCGTCGCGGCTCGGCTTCCCGCCGAGGCCTGGCCGATCTGGATCGCCCTGGCGACCGTGGGAGTCCTGTTGGCGGCCATCGACGCGATGACGACCTATCTCCCCTATCGCCTGACGGTTGCGCTCTGGGCGTTCGGACTGGTCGGCACCGGGGTGTCGGTGGCATTGAGCGACGAGCCAGCGAGCCTGCTCATGCGAATCGCGCTCGGCGCGATCGGAGCCTGGGTGTTCTTCTGGTTGTTCTGGCGCCTGAGCCGAGGCAGCATCGGCTTCGGGGATGTCCGCCTCGCGCCGGTCCTGGGCGGTGTCACCGCCAGCGTGTCCGGCGACCTCGTGCTGACGGGCCTGCTCATCGGGACGCTGGTGGGCGCAGCGCACGGTCTGCTGCTTCGCGCGCGCGGCAAGGGCGGGCCCTTTCCCTATGGGCCCGCGCTCGTCATCGGATCGTTTGTTGCGTTAGCGCTGCTGGGCTGA
- a CDS encoding DEDD exonuclease domain-containing protein, translating into MGAHAYQPTIDELGTPLIATTFVVVDLETTGGGEDAAITEIGAVKVCGGVVIGEFQTLVDPLTHIPALIQVLTGITNNMVAGAPSLGSVLPSFLEFVGDAVLVAHNAGFDIGFLKRACAAHEMPWPGNPVIDTVGLARSVMLRDEVPNHKLATLARHFSSSTTPNHRALSDARATVDVLHGLIARVGNLGVHSVEDLKEFTRRVPKQRRARRTWADALPERPGVYFFYDLVDGDHGPQRRILYVGKSVNVRRRVRTYFTAAETRRRMDEMVRVATGVDAVTCATPLEAEVLELRMIDAHSPRYNRRSKFPRRVQWLKLTTEIYPRLSVVRTVADDGAHYFGPFRSRDTIDRVVSAVQDAFPIRRCSDRLSLRRTLSPCALAGMGRCLSPCDHSISPEDYGQIVEGVRVALSGDIGSVVAAARERMTRLVATERFEEAADLRTRLEAWTSASVRHHRLAGLARCAQLVAASRSDEGWEIHVVRHGRLAAAALARPGDIPQEVARQAVAVAETVPTPAAPAPAGTIEEAERIAAWLERPGVRLIEIDGDWSWPLHAGLADGDLARILLG; encoded by the coding sequence ATGGGAGCGCACGCATATCAGCCGACGATCGACGAACTCGGCACTCCGCTGATCGCCACGACGTTCGTCGTCGTCGACCTCGAGACAACGGGGGGCGGCGAGGACGCCGCGATCACCGAGATCGGCGCGGTGAAGGTGTGCGGGGGCGTGGTGATCGGGGAGTTCCAGACGCTCGTCGACCCGTTGACCCATATTCCTGCGCTCATCCAGGTCCTCACCGGGATCACCAACAACATGGTGGCGGGCGCGCCATCCCTGGGATCCGTCCTGCCGAGCTTCCTCGAGTTTGTCGGCGATGCTGTCCTGGTCGCCCACAACGCCGGGTTCGATATCGGTTTCCTGAAGCGGGCGTGTGCTGCCCATGAGATGCCCTGGCCCGGAAATCCGGTGATCGACACCGTGGGCCTGGCCCGCTCGGTGATGCTGCGCGACGAGGTGCCCAACCACAAGCTGGCCACGCTTGCGCGCCACTTCTCCTCGTCCACTACCCCGAACCACCGGGCATTGTCCGACGCCCGGGCCACGGTCGACGTTCTCCACGGCCTGATCGCCCGCGTCGGCAACCTGGGCGTCCATTCGGTCGAGGACCTGAAGGAGTTCACCCGTCGGGTGCCGAAACAGCGCCGGGCCCGGCGCACGTGGGCGGACGCGCTGCCGGAACGCCCCGGTGTCTATTTCTTCTATGACCTGGTCGACGGCGACCACGGGCCGCAGCGACGCATCCTCTATGTCGGCAAGTCCGTGAATGTGCGCCGTCGCGTCCGCACCTACTTCACGGCCGCCGAAACGCGTCGCCGCATGGATGAGATGGTCCGGGTGGCCACCGGCGTCGATGCCGTCACCTGTGCCACTCCGCTGGAGGCCGAGGTCCTCGAATTGCGCATGATCGACGCGCACAGTCCGCGCTACAACCGTCGCTCGAAGTTTCCCCGCCGGGTGCAATGGCTCAAGCTGACGACGGAGATCTATCCCCGGCTCTCGGTGGTGCGAACTGTCGCCGACGACGGCGCCCACTACTTCGGCCCGTTCCGCTCCCGAGACACCATCGACCGGGTCGTTTCCGCCGTCCAGGACGCCTTCCCGATCCGCCGCTGCAGCGATCGGCTCTCCCTACGACGAACGCTCAGCCCCTGCGCGCTGGCGGGAATGGGCCGCTGCCTGTCTCCCTGTGACCATTCGATCTCGCCCGAGGACTATGGGCAGATCGTGGAGGGCGTACGCGTGGCGCTCTCGGGCGATATCGGTTCTGTCGTCGCTGCCGCCCGCGAGCGGATGACCCGACTGGTCGCCACGGAACGGTTCGAAGAGGCGGCCGACCTACGGACTCGGCTGGAGGCCTGGACCAGTGCCTCGGTGCGCCACCACCGCCTCGCCGGTCTCGCCCGGTGCGCCCAGCTGGTCGCAGCCTCCCGCAGCGACGAGGGCTGGGAGATCCATGTGGTCCGGCACGGGCGGCTCGCCGCGGCGGCTCTGGCCCGACCGGGCGATATCCCCCAGGAGGTCGCGCGCCAGGCCGTGGCGGTGGCCGAGACCGTGCCGACTCCGGCAGCCCCAGCACCGGCCGGGACCATCGAGGAGGCCGAGCGGATCGCGGCCTGGCTGGAGCGCCCGGGCGTACGCCTGATCGAGATCGACGGCGACTGGTCCTGGCCACTTCACGCCGGGCTGGCCGACGGCGATCTCGCCCGCATCCTGCTCGGTTAG
- a CDS encoding rhomboid family intramembrane serine protease — MSDDRPDFTWEEFSAGKGSGGDPPRDSDRFKPCFRHKERTTGITCQRCDRPICGECMRPASVGFQCPVCVAEQQMAEPPVTNRVGKKVGGGGRRPRSLSGPSIAGIRLAGGPTSTTVILMIVMAIVGVIDLFGRLGIRLLGFSDQLITSGQLWRLVTGILVAGSPFQLLINLLFLWLVGRSVEADFGRGRMLAVLALSGLGGSAALMMFMPVTLWPMSYGAILGMLAAVAAAKRRFGEDIRGDLLLLGIMVAFSVVIGNVPGWVSQIGAILAGGAAGAIIAYAPRENRTRTQILGLAGLAGVLLVLAFVRTFIGV; from the coding sequence ATGAGTGACGACCGCCCCGATTTCACCTGGGAAGAGTTCTCCGCCGGCAAGGGGTCCGGCGGGGATCCGCCCAGGGACTCCGACCGATTCAAGCCCTGCTTCCGCCACAAGGAGCGGACGACGGGCATCACGTGCCAGCGCTGCGATCGTCCGATCTGTGGCGAATGCATGCGTCCGGCCTCAGTCGGTTTCCAGTGTCCCGTGTGCGTCGCCGAACAGCAGATGGCGGAGCCCCCGGTCACGAACCGGGTAGGGAAGAAGGTGGGCGGGGGCGGTCGTCGGCCGCGGTCGTTGTCGGGTCCCAGCATCGCCGGGATCAGGTTGGCGGGCGGCCCCACCAGCACGACCGTGATCCTCATGATCGTCATGGCGATCGTGGGAGTGATCGACCTGTTCGGTCGCCTGGGGATCCGGCTGCTCGGGTTCTCCGACCAACTGATCACCAGCGGCCAGCTGTGGCGCCTGGTGACGGGCATCCTCGTGGCCGGGTCTCCGTTTCAGTTGCTGATCAACCTGCTGTTCCTCTGGCTGGTGGGGCGCAGTGTCGAGGCCGACTTCGGGCGCGGTCGGATGTTGGCCGTGCTTGCCCTGTCCGGCCTGGGCGGATCTGCTGCGTTGATGATGTTCATGCCCGTGACCCTGTGGCCGATGTCCTATGGCGCCATCCTGGGAATGCTGGCCGCAGTGGCGGCGGCGAAGCGCAGGTTCGGCGAGGACATCCGCGGAGACCTCCTGCTGCTCGGCATCATGGTGGCCTTCAGCGTCGTGATCGGCAATGTGCCGGGTTGGGTCTCCCAGATCGGGGCCATCCTCGCCGGTGGCGCCGCCGGTGCGATCATCGCGTACGCCCCGCGTGAGAACCGCACGCGTACGCAGATCCTGGGTCTCGCAGGACTGGCCGGCGTCCTGTTGGTTCTGGCGTTCGTGAGGACGTTCATCGGCGTCTGA
- a CDS encoding lysophospholipid acyltransferase family protein translates to MYYWLFKWLLFAPVLKLVCRPWLEGAENIPPKGAVVLVSNHLSYGDTVILPAVVERKITFPAKAELFKGRSLGGKVVSWFLRRVGMLPMDRSGGRASAESVDHVGAILRAGEIVGIYAEGTRSPDGRLYKGKTGVARLVLGHQVRVLPVGTVSTQFVKGWFGVPYMRRPGIRIGKPLDFSAYYDQAANREVLRWVTDEIMAAVQELTGQEYVDVYATSIKSGALDGRNIEEKVLARPGLGNRVPPTTAELAAESGEPGQP, encoded by the coding sequence GTGTACTACTGGTTGTTCAAGTGGCTGCTGTTCGCACCCGTGCTGAAGCTTGTCTGTCGCCCGTGGCTCGAGGGTGCGGAGAACATCCCGCCCAAGGGTGCGGTGGTCCTCGTCAGCAACCACCTCTCCTATGGCGACACGGTGATCCTGCCTGCGGTCGTGGAGCGCAAGATCACGTTTCCGGCCAAGGCCGAACTCTTCAAGGGCCGGTCGCTCGGCGGCAAGGTCGTGTCCTGGTTCCTGAGGCGCGTCGGCATGCTGCCGATGGACCGCTCGGGTGGGCGCGCCTCGGCCGAATCGGTCGACCACGTCGGCGCGATCCTGCGCGCCGGTGAGATCGTCGGGATCTATGCGGAGGGCACGCGCTCTCCCGACGGCCGGCTCTACAAGGGCAAGACCGGCGTCGCTCGCCTCGTGCTCGGTCATCAGGTGCGGGTCCTGCCGGTCGGCACCGTCAGCACCCAGTTCGTCAAGGGCTGGTTCGGCGTTCCCTATATGCGTCGCCCCGGGATCCGCATCGGCAAGCCGCTCGATTTCAGCGCTTACTACGACCAGGCCGCCAACCGCGAAGTGCTCCGCTGGGTCACCGACGAGATCATGGCCGCGGTGCAGGAACTGACCGGTCAGGAATATGTCGATGTGTACGCCACCTCGATCAAGTCCGGCGCCCTCGACGGCCGCAACATCGAGGAGAAGGTGCTGGCCCGCCCGGGTCTGGGCAACCGCGTTCCGCCCACGACCGCCGAGCTGGCCGCCGAATCCGGTGAGCCGGGGCAGCCGT
- a CDS encoding S-(hydroxymethyl)mycothiol dehydrogenase: MSQTVKAVIARAKGAPVEVVDIVVPDPGPGEAVVKIQACGVCHTDLHYREGGINDDFPFLLGHEAAGIVESVGEGVTEVAPGDYVVLNWRAVCGQCRACAKGKPWYCFATHNAQQKMTLADGDPDAGKELSPALGIGAFAEKTLVAAGQCTKVDPAAEPETAGLLGCGVMAGLGAAINTGNVGRGDSVAVIGCGGVGMASIVGSLLSGAHTIIAVDRDQRKLDQATELGATHTILAGADVDVVEKIREITGGHGADCVIDAVGRPETFTQAFQARDLAGTAVLVGVPTPDMTWEVPLLEVFGHGGAVKSSWYGDCLPSRDFPMLIDLYLQGRLPLDAFVTEKIGIGDVEAAFEKMHHGDVLRSVVMVD, encoded by the coding sequence ATGAGCCAGACAGTCAAAGCTGTGATTGCCCGCGCCAAGGGTGCGCCGGTCGAAGTCGTCGACATCGTGGTGCCGGATCCCGGCCCGGGTGAGGCCGTGGTGAAGATCCAGGCCTGCGGCGTCTGCCACACCGATCTCCACTATCGCGAGGGCGGGATCAACGATGACTTCCCGTTCCTGCTGGGCCACGAGGCGGCCGGCATCGTGGAGTCGGTCGGCGAGGGCGTGACCGAAGTCGCGCCGGGCGATTATGTGGTGCTCAACTGGCGCGCCGTCTGCGGCCAGTGCCGCGCCTGCGCCAAGGGCAAGCCTTGGTATTGCTTTGCCACCCACAACGCGCAGCAGAAGATGACGCTCGCCGACGGCGATCCGGATGCCGGCAAGGAGCTGTCGCCGGCGCTCGGCATCGGCGCCTTCGCCGAGAAGACCCTGGTGGCGGCGGGACAGTGCACCAAGGTCGACCCGGCAGCCGAACCCGAGACTGCCGGCCTGCTCGGTTGCGGCGTCATGGCCGGGCTCGGCGCGGCGATCAACACGGGCAACGTGGGCCGCGGCGACTCCGTGGCTGTTATCGGCTGCGGCGGCGTGGGCATGGCGTCGATCGTCGGCTCGTTGTTGTCAGGCGCCCACACGATCATCGCTGTCGACCGCGACCAGCGGAAGCTCGACCAGGCCACCGAACTGGGTGCCACCCACACAATTCTGGCGGGTGCCGATGTCGACGTGGTCGAGAAGATCCGTGAGATCACCGGTGGGCATGGCGCGGATTGTGTCATCGACGCCGTCGGCCGCCCCGAAACCTTCACCCAGGCGTTCCAGGCCCGCGACCTGGCCGGCACCGCCGTGCTGGTGGGCGTGCCGACGCCCGACATGACCTGGGAGGTGCCGCTCCTCGAGGTGTTCGGTCACGGCGGCGCGGTCAAGTCATCGTGGTATGGGGACTGCCTGCCGAGCAGGGATTTCCCGATGCTGATCGACCTGTATCTTCAGGGGCGGCTGCCGCTCGACGCGTTCGTGACCGAGAAGATCGGGATCGGCGACGTGGAGGCCGCTTTCGAGAAAATGCACCACGGGGACGTGCTGCGCTCGGTCGTCATGGTTGACTGA
- a CDS encoding alpha/beta fold hydrolase: MGKGNRAERERARREHAVSYAGGDGAVGVVLCHGFTGSPFSLRPFAQHLVDAGFRVSLPLLPGHGTSWQEMARTTWQQWYAEVDRALLELQEECEQVFVVGLSMGGALALRLAQRHPGVRGIIVVNPSLTTLDKRFLVLPLLSRLVPSLAGIADDIAKPGVTEHAYDRTPLKAVVEMTKLWADVRANLPRVTQPILMFRSVTDRVVDQSSSRLLLQRVGSAEVTERLLDRSFHVATLDYDAEDIFAETVDFIRRHIEGDAPTEEILHG, encoded by the coding sequence GTGGGCAAGGGGAACAGGGCAGAACGCGAACGCGCCCGGCGGGAACACGCCGTGAGTTACGCCGGTGGCGACGGGGCTGTCGGGGTCGTGCTGTGCCACGGGTTCACGGGCTCACCGTTCTCTCTGCGTCCTTTTGCGCAACACCTCGTCGACGCTGGTTTCCGGGTATCGCTGCCGCTGCTCCCCGGACACGGCACGAGTTGGCAGGAGATGGCGCGCACGACGTGGCAGCAGTGGTACGCCGAGGTGGATCGCGCGCTGCTCGAACTGCAGGAAGAGTGCGAACAGGTTTTTGTGGTCGGTCTGTCGATGGGCGGCGCCCTGGCGCTGCGCCTGGCACAGCGTCACCCGGGCGTACGCGGGATCATCGTGGTCAACCCGTCGCTCACGACCCTCGACAAGCGGTTCCTGGTGTTGCCTCTGCTGAGCCGGCTGGTGCCGTCGCTCGCGGGAATCGCCGATGACATCGCCAAACCGGGCGTCACCGAACACGCCTATGACCGCACCCCGCTCAAGGCGGTCGTGGAGATGACGAAGCTGTGGGCCGACGTGCGGGCCAACCTGCCCAGGGTCACGCAGCCGATCCTGATGTTCCGGTCGGTCACCGACCGGGTCGTCGATCAGAGCTCCTCCCGGCTGCTGCTGCAACGGGTCGGATCGGCGGAGGTTACTGAACGATTGTTGGATCGGTCGTTCCACGTGGCCACACTGGACTACGACGCGGAGGACATCTTCGCCGAAACGGTTGATTTCATTCGTCGGCACATCGAAGGAGATGCGCCGACCGAGGAGATACTCCATGGCTGA